The DNA segment AGGAGACGGTTGCCAGGGGACGGTTGCCATGTGCAGCTGTGGATGCAGCCGGTTGCTAGGGCCGGTTGCCAGGGCCGGTTGCCAGGGCGGTTGCCAGGGCCGGTTGCTGGGTACCACAATGATGGGGGGCGGTTGCCAGGGGCGGTTGCCAGGCAACCGTTGCCAGGGAGATCCCCGGTTGCCGGGCAGGATGCCGGTCCCGTTGCCAGGAACCGTTGTCAGGGAGGCCATGGGGGAGGGGGTGAGAGGGGTGACGGTCACTGAGTGACCGAGTGATGGTCACTGAGTGACCGAGTGACCATCAGCGAGTGACCATCACTGAGTGACCATCAGCGAGTGACCATCACTGAGTGACCATCAGTGAGTGACCATCACCGagtgaccatcactgaccatcactgagTGACCGAGTGACCATCGCTGAGTGACCGTCACTGAGTGACCATCAGCGAGTGACCATCAGTGAGTGACCATCACTGACCGTCACTGTGTGACCATCGCTGTCACCGAGTGACCGTCACCGAGTGACCGTCGCTGTCACCAAGTGACCGTCACTGTCACCGAGTGACCGTCACTGACCATCACCAAGTGACCGTCACTGTCACCGAGTGACCGCCGCTGTCACCGAGTGACCGTCACTGTCACCGAGTGACCATCACTGTCACCGAGTGACCGTCACTGACCATCACCGAGTGACCGTCACTGTCACCGAGTGACCATCACTGTCACTGAGTGACCGTCACTGTCACCGAGTGACCGTCCCCTTGCTCATTAAACGTTGCCAGGCAGCCGTTGCCAGGCGGTTCTCGGTTGCCAGGCAACGGTTGCCAGCGCCGCCTGTTGTCCAGTTGTTCCAGGGGAATtcccggggtggggggaggggaattccaggattttcccaagGAATTGTCCCCGGGAATTTCccaggggctcctggggggggTTCGCTGTCCCCAGGATTGTCACCGTCACTCCCAGGGGTGTCACCGTCACTTCTGGGGGTGTCACCGTCATTCCCAGGGGTGTCCTTGTCCCTCCCAGGGGTGTCACCATCACCCTCAGGGATGTCCCTGTCactcctgggggtgtccctgtccccgtcaCCCCCAGGGGTGTCACCGTCACTCCCAGGATTGTCACCGTCACCCCCAGGATTGTCTCTGTCACTTCCGggagtgtcactgtcactgacACCCCTGGGAATGTCACTGCCATtcccgggggtgtccctgtccctgtcacccccaggattgtctctgtccctgtcaccgTCACCCCCAGGATtgtccccgtccccgtccctgtctctcctgggggtgtcactgccattcctgggggtgtccctgtccctgtcccccccaggactgtccccgtccctgtccctgtcacccccaggattgtccctgtccctgtccttgtctgtgtccctgtccctgtcccctccaggactctccccgtccccgtccctgtctctgtcccccCCAGgattgtccctgtccctgtctctgtctgtcccgggggtgtcactgtcactctCAGGGGTGTCACTTCcattcctgggggtgtccctgtccctgtccccgtacctgtccctgtcccccccaggactgtccctgtccctatcacccccaggactgtccccatccctgtcccccccaggactgtccctgtccctgtcccccccaggactgtccccgtccccgtccccgtccccgtgCCCCTCAGTACGGGGAGAAGAGCAGGGGGGCGTGTGTGGGGCGCAGGGGGGCCGGGGGCCGGGCGCAGCAGGGCGGGGGCGAGGGGGGGTCCGGGCAGgagggggggtccgggggggcgCAGGGCCAGGGGGGGGGGCggcgatggcggcggcggcggccgccagGGCCAGGGGGGGCGGGAGGAGCCCCCCCCCCGCCAGAGCCTTCGGCAGCTCCTTCGGGAACGGCAGCGGAGCctgggggggcacgggggggggtcagggatgggggggactgggggataccccagagacccccagtgataccccagagaccccagtgataccccagagacccccggaCCCCCCCAGTGATAAcctggacacccccagacccccccggacccccccaaTCCCATGGGACACCACCACACGCCCCCAGTGACACCCCAAGCCCCCCATGGGaatccccagagccccccaggaccccccaaacacctccaggaccacccagacacccccaggacccccccaggaccccccagactcctccagacccccccagacacccccatgacccccccaggaccccccagaactccccaggacccccccagactcctccagacccctccagacccccccaggaccccccagaactccccaggacccctccagacacccccagacccctccccagacccccccaaaccccccaggaccccccccagaccccccgggacccctcctcaccagCTCGGGGGGGCTGCGCGGTTTCTTGTGCCGCCCCAGGAGGGGGTTGGGTTTTCCGGCCACCCCGTCCCGGTGCCTCCGGCTGGAAATGTGctgggggggcacggggggggctcagcgggacccccaaaccccgcggacccccaaaccctgcgggacccccaaacccaacgggacccccaaacccccgggacccccaaaccccgcgggacccccaaaccccctgggaccccaaaccctgcgggacccccaaaccccctgggaccccccaaaccccctggggaccccccaaaccctgcgggacccccaaacccccccggaACCCTCAAACCCAgcgggacccccaaacccagcgggacccccaaacccagcgggaccccaaaccctgcaggaCCCCCCggcctggggacccccaaaccccccgggacccccaaaccccccgggaccccccggccTGGGGGGCTGGAGGGATCTGGGGATCCCCGGGAGGAGTCGGGGGCAGTTCAGGGGTCCTGGGTTGATTTTTGGGATCCctgaagggatttgggatcaatTTGGGGGCACCAGGGttggatttgggatccctggatggatttggggtcagttcagggggatttgggatccctgcagggatttggggtcggttcagggggatttggggtcagttcagggggatttggggtcagttcagggggatttgggatccctgcagggatttggggtcagtttgggggatttgggggtcagtttggggggatttggggtcagttcaggggatttggggtcggttcaggggatttggggtcggttcagggatttggggtcagttcgggggatttggggtcagttcgggggatttggggtcagtttgggggatttggggtcagtctgggggatttggggtgagtttggggggatttggggtcagttcgggggatttgggggtcagtttggggggatttggggtcagtttggggggatttggggtcagttcAGGGTATTTGGGGTCAgttcagggggatttggggtcagtttggggggatttggggtcggttcagggatttggggtgagtttgggggatttggggtcagtttgggggatccctgcagggatttagggtcagtttgggggatttggggtcggttcagggggatttgggatctctgGATGAATTTGGGGTCAgttcagggggatttgggatccctgcagggatttggggtgagtctgggggatttggggtcagttcagtggatttggggtgagttcaggggatttggggtcacctgcTTGAGCTGCAGCTCGGAGTTGAGGCGCACGTTGCAGATCTGGCAGTGGAAGGAGCGCTCGGGGGGTCTCGGCCGGGGGGGTCCCTGCGGAGCCCCTCCCCTGGGGAAGGCGCGGATGGGGCCCAGCCCCGAGCGAGCCTCGACCAAAGTCTTGTGCTTCGTGCCTGGGGAGGGGCAGCCTGAGccaaaccccccgggaccccccaaaacacccccgggacccccaaaacacccctgggaccccccaaaacacccctgggaccccaaaatccatccctgaaccccaaaatccatcctgggacccccaaaatccatcctgggacccccaaaacacccctgggaccccccaaaacacccccgggatccccaaaacaccccccgggacccccaaaacacccccgggaccccccaaaatccatccctgaaccccaaaatccatcctgggacccccaaaatccatcctgggacccccaaaacacccctgggaccccccaaaacacccccgggatccccaaaacacccccgggggacccccaaaacacccccgggaccccccaaaatccatcctgggacccccaaaatccatcctggacccccaaaacacccctgggacccccaaaacacccctggaaccccccaaaacacccctgggacccccaaaatccatcctgggacccccaaaatccatcctgggacccccccaagacactgtgatgtccccaatgtccccagtgtccccaatccccccgatgtccccttga comes from the Poecile atricapillus isolate bPoeAtr1 unplaced genomic scaffold, bPoeAtr1.hap1 scaffold_363, whole genome shotgun sequence genome and includes:
- the LOC131574509 gene encoding LOW QUALITY PROTEIN: zinc finger protein 385A-like (The sequence of the model RefSeq protein was modified relative to this genomic sequence to represent the inferred CDS: deleted 2 bases in 2 codons), with product SQAAAHYQGNRHARRLKGLEAARPPGPPRPPRGGVRGGRGGGGGGEGEAKRLLYCGLCKVAVNSLSQLEAHNKGTKHKTLVEARSGLGPIRAFPRGGAPQGPPRPRPPERSFHCQICNVRLNSELQLKQHISSRRHRDGVAGKPNPLLGRHKKPRSPPELAPLPFPKELPKALAGGGLLPPPLALAAAAAAIAAPPLALRPPGPPLLPGPPLAPALLRPAPGPLRPTHAPLLFSPY